The following DNA comes from bacterium.
GGGATATTGCTCCTGTTGATTCTGGGGGGGTCATGGGGGCTCTTGGGACTGGCAGTGGTAGCAGTAACCTTGGCCCAATGGGAGCTGGCACATCTGCTGGGGGCAGCCACCGACAGGCTGCGCACTGCAATTTGCATGTTCCAGGGGGCATGCCTGCCCGTTGCAGCTCTTTGGGGAGGCAGCCAGGGACTGCTGTCAGCCCTGGTGTGTGTGCTCCTGCTCTGGATGAGCATAGAGACATTGCTGCGAAAGGAGTTGGAAGGAGCCGGGAGAGAACTGGGCCTTCGCATGTTCTCCATCATGTATGGCGGTGTGCTGCCCTGTTTTTTTGTGCTTCTCTGGAGGCTCCCGCAGGGGATTCATTGGATGTTTTGGACCATCACGGTCACGGCTTTGGGCGACACTGCAGCTTACTATGTAGGCAGTATCTGGGGCAGGAAGAAGTTGATGCCCAGAATAAGCCCGGGCAAAACAGTGGAGGGATCCCTGGCAGGTCTGGCCGGAAATGGGGCTGGAGGGATCCTTTATGCCTTGCTCTTCCTACCCCAAGTGGTGGGTGTGGAATTGCTCCTGC
Coding sequences within:
- a CDS encoding phosphatidate cytidylyltransferase, which produces MEGSVQLKRWITGLCLLCGILLLLILGGSWGLLGLAVVAVTLAQWELAHLLGAATDRLRTAICMFQGACLPVAALWGGSQGLLSALVCVLLLWMSIETLLRKELEGAGRELGLRMFSIMYGGVLPCFFVLLWRLPQGIHWMFWTITVTALGDTAAYYVGSIWGRKKLMPRISPGKTVEGSLAGLAGNGAGGILYALLFLPQVVGVELLLLALGVGLVGQLGDLSESMLKRAAQVKDSGSILPGHGGILDRLDSLIFSAPVVFFWVNRSATF